From Sphingomonas bisphenolicum, one genomic window encodes:
- a CDS encoding pilus assembly protein TadG-related protein, whose translation MTGARFDRALARDRRGGVTFILAGSLFMLAGAATVAVDLGSVYLARRQLQGVADAAALAAADGGRTAAEQLVGRSGINGAALATFDTGSYSADASLPMDQRFRAGDANGGAMRVEVRRRAPLFFARLLVGRDGIDLSARATAARTDAAAFSLGTGLASLSGGLPNILLSNLAGTELNLSVMDYNGLASANLDLLHMADALRVRTGRDGEAYGALFDREIPLSDLLGAMADSAGASPAATTLLALSSRIPGRAVRLSDIVDLGPMRGAANATGQPNILLDAFSMLRMVLSPPSGTTIPMDLRVTVPGLSSTRLMLVTGEGQARSPLMSITAKRDVVLRTAQTRIYLESSVATALSGIASVRVPLYVELAAAEARLSDIQCGSDGGVTLAVTPSVGTAVLGDVDMSALTNFSVPANPRAAMLAQTLGTRVTGYANISLGGTQTHSVHFSPSEISAQQAKTVSTQDLTQGIAASLAGQTQIQVSLLGITIGNSPLSPLVGAVLGTTAPLLDGILNSVTATLGVRVGSAEVRVHQRRCGMAAIVA comes from the coding sequence ATGACCGGCGCGCGCTTCGACCGGGCGCTGGCGCGGGACCGGCGTGGCGGCGTGACCTTCATCCTGGCCGGATCGCTGTTCATGCTGGCGGGCGCCGCCACCGTCGCGGTCGATCTGGGATCGGTCTATCTGGCCCGTCGCCAGTTGCAGGGCGTAGCGGATGCCGCCGCGCTGGCCGCCGCCGATGGCGGACGAACCGCCGCCGAACAACTGGTCGGGCGCAGCGGGATCAACGGCGCGGCCCTCGCGACCTTCGACACCGGCAGCTATTCCGCCGACGCCTCCCTTCCGATGGACCAGCGCTTCCGAGCAGGCGATGCCAATGGCGGCGCCATGCGGGTGGAGGTGCGCCGCCGCGCGCCTCTCTTCTTCGCCCGCCTGCTGGTCGGCCGGGACGGCATCGACCTCAGCGCCCGCGCCACCGCCGCCCGCACCGACGCCGCCGCCTTCTCGCTCGGCACCGGCCTTGCTTCGCTCAGCGGCGGACTGCCCAACATACTGCTGTCCAATCTTGCGGGCACCGAACTCAACCTGTCGGTGATGGATTATAACGGGCTGGCCAGCGCCAATCTCGACCTGCTGCACATGGCCGATGCCCTGCGCGTACGGACCGGGCGCGACGGCGAAGCCTATGGGGCGCTGTTCGACAGGGAAATCCCCTTGTCCGACCTGCTCGGCGCGATGGCCGACAGCGCCGGGGCCAGCCCCGCCGCCACGACCCTGCTGGCGCTGTCCAGCCGCATTCCGGGCCGCGCCGTCCGTCTCAGCGACATTGTCGACCTCGGTCCGATGCGGGGCGCCGCCAATGCCACCGGACAACCCAATATCCTGCTCGACGCCTTCTCCATGCTGCGCATGGTGCTCAGCCCGCCATCGGGGACGACAATCCCGATGGACCTGCGCGTCACCGTGCCGGGCCTCAGCAGCACGCGGCTGATGCTGGTGACGGGCGAGGGACAGGCCCGCTCGCCGCTGATGAGCATCACCGCCAAGCGCGACGTGGTGCTGCGCACCGCCCAGACCCGCATCTATCTGGAAAGCTCCGTCGCCACTGCACTGTCCGGCATCGCCTCCGTACGAGTGCCGCTCTATGTCGAACTGGCGGCGGCGGAGGCGCGCCTGTCGGATATCCAGTGCGGCAGCGATGGCGGCGTCACCCTGGCGGTCACGCCGTCGGTCGGGACCGCGGTGCTGGGCGATGTCGATATGAGTGCGCTGACCAATTTTTCGGTCCCCGCCAACCCGCGCGCCGCCATGCTGGCACAGACGCTCGGTACGCGCGTCACCGGCTATGCCAATATCAGCCTGGGCGGCACCCAGACCCATAGCGTCCATTTCTCGCCGTCGGAGATCAGCGCGCAGCAGGCCAAGACCGTCAGCACGCAGGATCTGACGCAGGGCATCGCCGCCAGCCTGGCAGGCCAGACCCAGATACAGGTGTCGCTTCTAGGCATCACCATCGGCAACAGCCCGCTCAGCCCATTGGTCGGCGCGGTGCTGGGCACCACCGCACCACTGCTGGACGGCATCCTCAACAGCGTCACGGCCACGCTGGGCGTCCGGGTAGGGTCGGCGGAGGTGCGCGTCCATCAGCGCCGCTGCGGCATGGCGGCCATCGTCGCCTGA
- a CDS encoding TadE/TadG family type IV pilus assembly protein, whose protein sequence is MSYDSACSFTRSRRPLVALLRHQAGSSLIEAAFALPLLILLLMGILAYGSWFITAHSLPQAANDAARASVAGLNATERRTLVDQSVVAARAAFPAPAAQTIGVSTGESSGYYTVTLRYSLSSAPLFSAMPFPMPGNVLERSAVVRIASQ, encoded by the coding sequence ATGTCTTACGATAGCGCCTGCTCCTTCACCCGATCGCGTCGACCGCTGGTCGCGCTGCTGCGCCATCAGGCCGGCAGCAGCCTGATCGAAGCGGCCTTCGCCCTGCCGCTGCTCATCCTGCTGCTGATGGGGATATTGGCCTATGGCAGCTGGTTCATAACCGCCCATAGCCTGCCACAGGCCGCCAATGATGCCGCCCGCGCGTCGGTGGCCGGGCTGAACGCGACCGAACGCCGCACGCTGGTCGACCAGAGCGTCGTTGCCGCGCGCGCCGCCTTCCCCGCCCCCGCCGCCCAGACGATCGGCGTCAGTACCGGCGAAAGCAGCGGCTATTATACGGTGACGCTGCGCTACAGTCTCTCCAGCGCGCCCTTGTTCTCGGCCATGCCCTTCCCGATGCCGGGCAACGTGCTGGAACGAAGCGCCGTCGTGCGGATCGCCAGCCAATGA
- a CDS encoding PAS domain-containing protein, which translates to MLDDRRRRSVPAAELVRNFAHWREVGSHEPVMVTHHGRETHVFIGLDRFRTMTVGDDGAVAPDRTFELAARMHQGLILCRADLTIDYVNGVALAMARRWDRRLEDQSLWDAFPELAGTLTEAHIRHSLASGEASAADIPSPFRGDVWLHVQTFPFAGGVGLLLRDITADMQRHRLADVKSAILKAMGVHGGVGYVRVSMRGFIDVVNDSFCAMVGLTADRLSDVPVADLVALPARPHFREQMERVLRGEGDMRFATQLLTNDGSLAPIDAAIARLHGIYGTEGAVIVITPTNAA; encoded by the coding sequence ATGCTGGACGATCGACGCAGGCGCAGCGTGCCCGCCGCCGAACTGGTGCGCAATTTCGCCCATTGGCGCGAGGTTGGATCGCATGAGCCGGTGATGGTCACCCATCATGGCCGCGAAACCCATGTCTTCATCGGGCTGGACCGCTTTCGCACGATGACGGTCGGCGACGATGGCGCGGTCGCGCCCGACCGCACTTTCGAACTCGCCGCGCGGATGCATCAGGGGCTGATCCTGTGCCGCGCCGACCTGACCATCGATTATGTCAATGGGGTGGCGCTCGCGATGGCCAGGCGATGGGACCGGCGTCTGGAGGATCAGTCGCTGTGGGACGCCTTTCCCGAACTGGCCGGCACGCTGACGGAGGCGCATATCCGCCACAGCCTGGCTTCGGGCGAGGCGAGCGCGGCCGATATCCCCTCCCCCTTTCGCGGTGACGTCTGGCTGCATGTCCAGACCTTCCCCTTCGCCGGCGGCGTCGGCCTGCTGCTGCGGGACATCACCGCCGACATGCAGCGCCACCGGCTGGCCGACGTCAAATCGGCGATCCTCAAGGCAATGGGGGTGCATGGCGGGGTCGGTTATGTCCGGGTGTCGATGCGCGGCTTCATCGATGTCGTGAACGACAGCTTTTGCGCGATGGTCGGCCTGACCGCCGATCGGCTGTCGGACGTGCCGGTCGCCGACCTGGTCGCGCTGCCCGCTCGCCCCCACTTCCGCGAGCAGATGGAACGCGTGCTGCGTGGCGAAGGCGACATGCGGTTCGCCACCCAATTGCTGACCAACGACGGTTCGCTGGCGCCGATCGACGCGGCGATCGCCCGGCTGCACGGCATTTACGGTACGGAGGGCGCCGTAATCGTCATTACTCCCACGAACGCCGCCTGA
- a CDS encoding cobyric acid synthase gives MGAIMLQGTGSDVGKSVLVAGLCRALARRGYRVRPFKPQNMSNNAAVTSDGGEIGRAQALQAIACGVAPHTDMNPVLLKPQADRTSQLIVHGQVRGALGSGNFRSARGPLLGAVLESYERLRSQCDIVVVEGAGSPAEINLRAGDIANMGFARAADVPVILVGDIDRGGVIAAVVGTRAVIDPDDAAMIRGFLINKFRGDPALFEDGYAQIEALSGWRGFGVVPWLDAVARLPSEDAVVLERRTFSTVAPLVVACPVLPRISNFDDLDPLKLEPTVDLRMIGPGQAIPGDAALVILPGSKATVADMRAMVAQGWDIDIRAHHRRGGAVLGLCGGYQMLGRTIADPEGLEGPAGSVAGLGLLDIDTRLSGAKTLEQVRGRALDADFTGYEMHMGVTDGPDCARPFALIDGARPDGAISRDGRVMGSYVHGLLGSTALRDALLRRLGGGSAGRDYDQSVEDALDEVAALLESHVDIDAMVALATA, from the coding sequence ATGGGCGCTATCATGTTGCAGGGAACCGGATCGGACGTCGGCAAGTCGGTGCTGGTGGCGGGGCTGTGCCGCGCGCTGGCGCGCCGGGGCTATCGGGTGCGCCCGTTCAAGCCGCAGAATATGTCCAACAACGCCGCCGTCACCAGCGACGGCGGGGAGATCGGCCGGGCGCAGGCGTTGCAGGCGATCGCCTGCGGCGTCGCCCCCCATACCGATATGAACCCGGTGCTGCTCAAGCCGCAGGCCGATCGAACATCGCAACTGATCGTTCATGGTCAGGTGCGCGGCGCGCTGGGATCGGGCAATTTCCGCAGCGCGCGCGGGCCGTTGCTGGGCGCGGTGCTGGAAAGCTACGAACGGCTGCGCAGCCAGTGCGATATCGTGGTGGTCGAAGGCGCGGGATCGCCGGCCGAGATCAACCTGCGCGCCGGCGACATCGCCAATATGGGTTTCGCCCGCGCCGCCGACGTGCCGGTCATATTGGTCGGCGACATCGACCGCGGCGGCGTGATCGCCGCGGTGGTCGGCACCCGCGCGGTCATCGATCCCGACGACGCGGCGATGATCCGCGGCTTCCTCATCAACAAATTCCGGGGCGACCCGGCGCTGTTCGAGGATGGCTATGCCCAGATCGAAGCGCTGTCGGGCTGGCGCGGATTTGGCGTGGTGCCCTGGCTCGACGCCGTCGCGCGATTGCCAAGCGAAGATGCGGTGGTGCTGGAACGTCGGACCTTCTCGACCGTCGCGCCGCTGGTCGTCGCCTGCCCAGTGCTGCCGCGCATCTCGAATTTCGACGATCTCGATCCGCTCAAGCTGGAGCCGACCGTCGACCTGCGCATGATCGGGCCGGGACAGGCGATCCCCGGCGACGCGGCGCTGGTCATCCTGCCCGGATCGAAGGCGACGGTCGCCGACATGCGCGCCATGGTCGCGCAAGGGTGGGACATCGACATCCGCGCCCATCACCGGCGCGGCGGCGCGGTGCTGGGCCTGTGCGGCGGCTATCAGATGCTGGGCCGGACCATCGCCGATCCCGAAGGGCTGGAGGGACCGGCGGGATCGGTCGCAGGGCTGGGGCTGCTCGATATCGACACGCGCCTGTCCGGGGCAAAGACGCTGGAGCAAGTGCGCGGCCGCGCGCTAGACGCCGATTTTACCGGCTATGAAATGCATATGGGCGTCACCGACGGCCCGGACTGTGCCCGCCCCTTCGCCCTGATCGACGGCGCGCGCCCGGACGGGGCGATCAGCCGCGACGGGCGGGTGATGGGCAGCTATGTCCATGGCCTGCTCGGCAGCACGGCGCTACGCGATGCGTTGTTGCGGCGGCTGGGCGGCGGGTCGGCGGGGCGGGACTATGACCAGTCGGTCGAGGACGCGCTGGACGAGGTGGCTGCGCTGCTGGAAAGCCATGTCGATATCGACGCCATGGTGGCGCTGGCGACCGCCTGA